A window of the Gossypium arboreum isolate Shixiya-1 chromosome 2, ASM2569848v2, whole genome shotgun sequence genome harbors these coding sequences:
- the LOC108465946 gene encoding protein BRASSINOSTEROID INSENSITIVE 1-like, translated as MRPLFAFLTFTVPFLICFEVLVVSSLNNKDSQLLLSFKACLPDQSVLQSWVPNQDPCSFNGVTCQDSKVSSIELSDTSLSTDFHSVAAFLLALENLESLTLLKANISGNISFPYGSKCSSLLTSLDLSQNTLSGPLSTLSTLGSCPNLKSLNLSTNKLESSGEEQTRGLQLSLEVLDLSFNKLSAGNLVPWILHGGCNDLKLLALKGNKITGDINVSNCKKLKFLDVSWNNFSMGTPSFGDCLSLEHLDVSANKFSGDIGREISSCLNLNFLNLSSNQFSGRIPGLPISKLERLYLAGNKFQGQIPLYLTEACATLVELDLSSNNLSGMIPSGFASCSSLESFDVSTNNFTGKLPIEVFQNMRSLKKLVLAFNHFSGPLPVSLSSLLKLEVLDLSSNIFSGPIPVSLCENPTNRLQVLYLQNNYLTGSIPASLSNCSRLVSLHLSFNYLEGSIPTSLGTLSKLKDLRLWLNQLHGEIPQELSNIQTLETLILDFNELTGTIPSGLSNCTKLNWISLSNNRFTGEIPAWLGKLSSLAILQLSNNSFYGRIPPELGDCQSLIWLDLNTNQLNGTVPPVLFKQSGKIAVNFIAGKRYMYIKNDGRKECHGAGILLEFAGIRQEQLNRISSRNPCNFNRVYGGHTQPTFDNNGSMIFLDISYNFLSGSIPKEIGTMPYLFILNLGHNDISGNIPQEIGNLKGLGILDLSYNRLEGSIPQSMTGITLLSEINLSNNLLSGMIPETGQLETFPASDFFNNAGLCGVPLPPCGDPVAASSSEHRKSHRKQASLAGSVAMGLLFSLFCIFGVIVAIVETKKRREKQDSALDVYMDSYSHSSTANTSWKLTGAREALSINLGTFEKPLRKLTFADLLEATNGFHNDSLIGSGGFGDVYKAQLKDGSVVAIKKLIHISGQGDREFTAEMETIGKIKHRNLVPLLGYCRVGEERLLVYEYMMYGSLEDVLHGQKKAGIKLNWAARRKIAIGAARGLAFLHHNCIPHIIHRDMKSSNVLLDENLEARVSDFGMARLMNAVDTHLSVSTLAGTPGYVPPEYYQSFRCSTKGDVYSYGVVLLELLTGKRPTDSADFGDNNLVGWVKQHAKLKISDVFDPELMEEDPMLEIELLQHLKVACACLDDRHWRRPTMIQVMAMFKEIQAGSGLDTQSTIATDDGGFNSVEMVDMTIKEVPEGKQ; from the coding sequence ATGAGACCTTTATTTGCCTTTCTCACCTTCACCGTCCCCTTTCTTATCTGCTTTGAAGTTCTTGTGGTGtcttctttaaacaacaaagATTCTCAGTTACTGCTCAGCTTCAAAGCTTGCTTGCCTGACCAATCTGTGCTTCAAAGCTGGGTACCTAACCAAGACCCTTGTAGCTTCAATGGTGTAACATGCCAAGACTCAAAGGTTTCCTCTATTGAACTCAGTGACACCTCCTTGAGCACCGATTTTCACTCAGTTGCTGCCTTCCTTTTAGCGTTGGAAAACTTGGAATCCCTTACTTTGTTGAAAGCCAACATCTCTGGCAACATTTCTTTCCCTTATGGATCCAAGTGTAGCTCCTTGTTAACCAGTCTGGATCTGTCTCAAAACACCTTGTCTGGTCCCCTTTCAACCCTTTCCACCTTGGGTTCTTGCCCAAATTTGAAGTCTCTCAATTTATCAACCAACAAACTCGAGTCTTCTGGTGAAGAACAAACCAGGGGTTTGCAGCTAAGTTTGGAAGTTCTCGATCTTTCTTTCAACAAGCTGTCGGCTGGAAACTTGGTCCCTTGGATTCTTCACGGTGGTTGCAATGACTTGAAGCTCTTGGCTTTGAAGGGAAACAAGATTACTGGTGACATAAACGTCTCCAACTGCAAAAAACTCAAGTTTTTGGACGTTTCTTGGAACAATTTCTCAATGGGGACGCCTTCATTTGGTGACTGTTTAAGTTTAGAACACCTCGATGTGTCTGCCAACAAGTTTTCCGGTGACATTGGTCGTGAAATCTCTTCATGTCTGAACTTAAACTTCTTGAATCTATCGAGCAACCAGTTTTCAGGTCGGATTCCAGGTTTACCAATATCCAAATTGGAACGTCTTTATTTAGCCGGTAATAAGTTTCAAGGACAGATTCCTCTGTATCTGACTGAAGCTTGTGCAACTCTTGTGGAGCTGGATCTTTCTTCAAACAATCTTTCTGGTATGATTCCTAGTGGCTTTGCTTCTTGTTCTTCTTTGGAATCTTTCGATGTATCCACCAACAACTTCACTGGTAAACTTCCCATTGAGGTATTCCAGAATATGAGGTCCTTGAAGAAGCTTGTTTTAGCTTTTAATCACTTTTCAGGCCCTTTGCCTGTGTCTTTGTCAAGTCTTTTGAAGCTGGAGGTCTTAGATCTCAGTTCAAACATTTTTTCAGGGCCAATTCCTGTTTCTTTGTGTGAAAATCCCACAAACAGGTTACAAGTTCTGTATTTGCAGAACAATTACTTGACTGGATCGATTCCAGCTAGTCTCAGCAATTGTTCTCGGCTTGTTTCTCTCCATTTAAGCTTCAATTACCTTGAAGGTAGCATCCCCACCAGCTTGGGTACTCTCTCCAAGCTTAAGGATTTGAGGCTGTGGTTAAATCAGCTCCATGGTGAAATCCCTCAAGAGCTAAGTAACATTCAGACACTTGAGACCTTGATTCTTGACTTCAATGAGTTGACCGGGACGATACCTTCAGGTCTAAGCAACTGCACCAAGTTGAACTGGATTTCTTTATCCAACAATCGGTTCACCGGTGAGATACCTGCTTGGCTTGGCAAACTTTCAAGCCTTGCAATTCTGCAGCTCAGTAATAACTCGTTTTATGGAAGAATCCCACCTGAGCTTGGTGATTGTCAAAGCTTGATATGGTTGGATCTTAATACCAATCAGTTGAATGGGACTGTCCCTCCGGTGTTGTTCAAACAATCTGGTAAAATAGCTGTCAATTTTATTGCTGGGAAGAGGTATATGTACATCAAGAATGATGGAAGGAAAGAGTGCCACGGGGCCGGGATTTTGCTCGAGTTCGCCGGGATCAGGCAGGAACAATTGAATAGAATTTCCAGCAGAAACCCTTGCAATTTTAACAGAGTCTATGGAGGTCACACGCAGCCTACATTCGACAATAATGGTTCCATGATATTTCTTGATATTTCGTACAATTTTCTGTCTGGGTCTATTCCGAAAGAGATCGGCACGATGCCATATCTGTTTATCCTGAATTTGGGTCACAACGATATCTCTGGTAACATCCCACAAGAGATTGGGAACTTGAAGGGACTTGGCATTCTTGATCTTTCTTACAACAGATTGGAAGGGTCAATTCCACAATCCATGACTGGCATCACTCTTCTGAGTGAGATTAATCTGTCGAACAACCTTCTCTCCGGCATGATCCCGGAAACCGGTCAGCTGGAGACGTTTCCGGCTAGTGATTTCTTTAACAATGCAGGTCTCTGTGGGGTCCCTCTTCCTCCCTGTGGAGATCCAGTGGCTGCTTCGAGTTCCGAGCATCGGAAGTCTCATCGCAAACAAGCTTCTCTTGCAGGGAGTGTGGCGATGGGATTGTTGTTCTCTCTTTTCTGCATCTTTGGTGTGATTGTAGCTATTGTGGAGACCAAGAAGAGAAGGGAAAAACAGGATTCTGCTCTTGATGTTTATATGGATAGTTATTCCCACTCCAGCACCGCGAATACCAGCTGGAAGCTAACTGGTGCACGAGAAGCATTGAGCATCAACTTGGGCACATTTGAAAAGCCCCTTCGGAAGCTTACCTTTGCTGATCTTCTTGAAGCCACTAATGGCTTCCATAATGACAGCCTTATCGGCTCCGGTGGTTTCGGTGATGTTTATAAGGCCCAACTGAAAGATGGGAGTGTTGTTGCTATCAAGAAACTAATACATATCAGTGGACAAGGTGACCGAGAATTCACAGCGGAAATGGAAACCATTGGGAAGATCAAGCACCGGAACCTTGTTCCACTCTTGGGTTACTGTAGGGTGGGTGAAGAACGGCTTCTAGTTTATGAGTACATGATGTATGGAAGCTTAGAGGATGTTCTACATGGCCAAAAGAAAGCTGGGATCAAGCTGAACTGGGCTGCAAGGAGGAAGATCGCCATTGGAGCTGCAAGAGGGCTGGCGTTTCTTCATCATAATTGCATTCCTCATATAATTCATAGGGACATGAAATCAAGCAATGTCCTACTTGATGAGAACTTGGAAGCCAGGGTCTCCGATTTCGGGATGGCTAGGCTTATGAATGCAGTGGATACGCATTTGAGTGTCAGCACGTTAGCGGGCACCCCTGGCTACGTTCCTCCTGAATACTACCAGAGCTTCCGATGTTCCACCAAGGGCGATGTTTACAGTTACGGTGTGGTTTTACTCGAGCTACTAACGGGAAAACGGCCTACGGATTCAGCCGATTTTGGCGATAACAATCTTGTTGGATGGGTGAAACAGCATGCTAAACTCAAAATAAGTGATGTCTTCGATCCAGAGTTGATGGAAGAAGACCCCATGCTCGAGATCGAGCTTTTACAACACTTAAAGGTAGCTTGTGCTTGCTTGGATGATCGACATTGGAGACGACCCACAATGATTCAAGTGATGGCAATGTTCAAGGAGATACAAGCAGGGTCGGGGCTCGACACGCAATCGACCATTGCCACCGATGACGGAGGTTTTAACTCGGTCGAAATGGTAGACATGACCATAAAAGAAGTCCCAGAAGGTAAGCAGTAG